One segment of Metallosphaera cuprina Ar-4 DNA contains the following:
- a CDS encoding acyl-CoA thioesterase — translation MTLLKIRDTVVRTINLVHYQQTNFMGRLHGGDMLKFLADAGMLASMKVGHGLAVLASLDQVLFKKGASLGDIVEIDARVLYIGNTSMEVEMRALKGTEEIVTASGTYVKVDNNFKPSPISLKIEPENDEERKAIDLALSRRKARLEKIKRNEITCSEDETKFLRHHLSNTIFVGPTLTYDGRVVSAGNLLKAMDDLGGALALRYNGIENYRPNQDGVVTVAVSDIFFYAPIRLGDIVEMNAGITFVGRTSMDLLINVNKIDIGNNECKHVTTAYFTYVRVDPYGNKKEVPKYVPETPHEKRLWEESLSRRSR, via the coding sequence ATAACATTGTTAAAGATAAGGGATACGGTAGTAAGAACAATTAATCTTGTTCACTATCAACAAACAAATTTTATGGGAAGACTTCATGGGGGAGATATGCTCAAGTTCTTAGCTGACGCCGGCATGTTAGCTTCAATGAAAGTCGGTCACGGATTGGCCGTGCTAGCTTCATTAGATCAGGTGCTTTTCAAAAAGGGTGCCAGTCTTGGTGACATTGTTGAGATAGACGCGAGGGTCCTTTACATAGGTAATACCTCCATGGAGGTGGAGATGAGAGCGTTAAAAGGAACGGAGGAGATAGTTACAGCAAGCGGGACTTACGTAAAGGTTGATAACAACTTTAAGCCATCTCCAATTAGCCTAAAAATAGAGCCAGAGAACGATGAGGAACGAAAGGCTATTGACCTCGCTCTATCCAGGAGGAAAGCCAGGCTAGAGAAAATAAAAAGGAACGAAATTACTTGCTCAGAAGATGAGACGAAATTCCTTAGACATCACCTTAGTAATACCATTTTTGTAGGTCCCACTCTGACCTACGATGGAAGAGTAGTGTCTGCAGGTAATCTATTAAAGGCGATGGACGATTTAGGGGGAGCTTTGGCACTCAGATATAACGGGATTGAAAATTACAGACCTAACCAAGATGGAGTAGTTACTGTGGCCGTCTCTGATATCTTCTTTTACGCTCCGATAAGGCTAGGGGATATCGTGGAGATGAACGCAGGCATAACTTTTGTAGGTAGGACTTCTATGGACTTACTAATTAACGTGAATAAGATTGACATAGGTAATAACGAGTGTAAGCACGTTACAACGGCTTACTTCACTTACGTAAGAGTAGATCCTTATGGGAATAAAAAAGAGGTGCCTAAGTACGTCCCTGAAACACCTCATGAGAAGAGGTTATGGGAGGAGTCACTCAGCAGAAGAAGCAGGTAA
- a CDS encoding ATP-binding protein → MIDELYNGVKERSARARTLAVSLGKMIGRVSKFMPNKIDQENLNVNVVVDAETYYNNEYLGRMGILLGAVDIRTLQFILLQVTGYERSDITSSLFNASDLTPKLADNEDPGTLIGNVILKCEMLTRLDPLGRGEPVPADIIPEPQSPVIIPFPEMIERSMGINRGKLKLGFLDISNSEAKVSIPPDELNFHALIIGTTGAGKTSFVKDIIASLLTATDDEQILVFDATGDYYHSFLPPDITSSQVKKGVEEFSKLIGPINGIEMDILFPLTVKWLNKFAKERTEEDITKAYFKLYLDPLINYLKRQDVKVEVSIEGRTIELQSGNWKSRANVNPFYISFKENRRAIHKLNPYFSEQASHFLKIFSSNTKDIDSLDEFIDSLSEENFEKLQVHKSTRENILRGLYLLKETGLFDIRAPRTSFKDILKSKFIVIDLYNQDLDDFSQKILVYHLLDRIFQIREIKMRNGEINNKQLLVIDEAHRFFPSNRGGEEDSNYLRRVASKISIMMRLGRRRRIGFMFSTHNPSDLSDIIVQLANTKFVFRTSLDISESLGISRSEGKILSWERNGVAYMISPWLKQGKLKLRVPVPPPLGHYDLSRT, encoded by the coding sequence TTGATAGACGAACTGTATAACGGTGTAAAGGAGAGATCGGCTAGAGCTCGAACTTTGGCAGTTAGCCTGGGGAAAATGATAGGAAGAGTTTCGAAGTTCATGCCTAATAAGATTGACCAGGAGAACCTCAACGTCAACGTTGTCGTTGATGCAGAAACGTATTATAATAACGAGTATTTGGGAAGAATGGGGATACTTCTAGGTGCTGTAGATATCAGGACTCTACAATTCATTCTCCTACAAGTTACTGGATATGAAAGAAGCGATATAACCTCATCTTTGTTCAATGCGTCAGACTTAACCCCAAAATTAGCTGATAATGAAGATCCAGGCACGTTAATTGGAAACGTGATCCTAAAATGTGAAATGTTAACAAGACTGGATCCATTAGGAAGGGGCGAACCAGTGCCTGCCGACATAATACCCGAACCTCAATCTCCGGTAATCATACCGTTCCCTGAGATGATAGAAAGGTCAATGGGCATAAACCGCGGGAAACTTAAACTGGGATTCCTAGACATCTCCAATTCGGAGGCTAAAGTAAGCATTCCCCCTGATGAGCTTAACTTCCACGCACTTATAATAGGAACTACAGGAGCTGGTAAGACGTCGTTTGTGAAAGACATCATTGCCTCTTTACTCACAGCAACCGACGATGAGCAAATTCTAGTGTTTGATGCGACCGGAGATTACTATCATTCCTTTCTACCTCCAGATATAACATCAAGTCAAGTAAAAAAAGGAGTTGAGGAGTTCTCTAAACTTATCGGACCGATAAACGGAATCGAGATGGATATTCTGTTCCCATTGACCGTAAAATGGCTTAACAAGTTTGCCAAAGAGAGAACGGAGGAAGACATAACAAAGGCGTACTTTAAACTTTACCTAGACCCATTGATAAATTATCTTAAGAGACAGGACGTAAAGGTGGAGGTTAGTATTGAAGGGAGGACAATAGAACTCCAATCTGGGAACTGGAAATCTAGGGCTAACGTAAACCCGTTCTATATTAGCTTCAAGGAGAACAGGAGAGCAATTCATAAACTAAATCCTTATTTCAGTGAACAAGCTTCGCATTTCTTAAAAATCTTTTCGTCAAATACTAAAGATATAGATAGCTTAGACGAATTCATAGATAGCTTAAGTGAGGAAAATTTTGAAAAGTTACAGGTACATAAGAGCACTAGAGAAAATATATTAAGGGGGCTTTACTTACTGAAGGAAACAGGATTATTTGACATTAGAGCTCCTAGAACCTCTTTTAAAGATATATTGAAATCTAAATTCATTGTCATAGACTTATATAATCAGGACTTAGACGATTTCTCTCAGAAAATTCTCGTCTATCACCTATTAGATCGGATTTTTCAGATAAGAGAAATAAAGATGAGAAACGGCGAGATAAATAACAAACAGCTCCTAGTAATAGATGAGGCACATAGGTTCTTTCCCTCAAACAGAGGAGGAGAGGAAGACAGTAACTACCTAAGGAGAGTGGCAAGCAAAATTTCAATTATGATGAGGTTGGGCAGGAGGAGAAGGATAGGGTTCATGTTCTCCACTCATAATCCCTCAGATTTAAGCGACATAATAGTACAACTCGCAAATACGAAGTTCGTCTTCAGGACGTCTCTGGATATCTCCGAGAGTTTAGGCATATCAAGATCTGAAGGAAAAATATTAAGCTGGGAGAGAAATGGAGTAGCGTATATGATCTCGCCATGGTTGAAGCAAGGGAAATTGAAATTGAGGGTTCCAGTACCTCCTCCTCTAGGTCACTATGACTTATCAAGAACATAA
- the cysS gene encoding cysteine--tRNA ligase: protein MLRVFNTLGRRIDSFIPNEPHSVRMYVCGPTVYDEVHIGHGRTFVSFDAISRYLRLKGFNVIRVQNITDIDDKIINKAKSVGKSWNEVSEYYTKSYLEMINLLKVKIDIHPKVSSHIKEIIDFVQGLIDRGHAYVANGSVYFDVDTYPKYGELSNIRKEEWDQGEEIVKEKKNPYDFALWKAYKPGEPFWDSPWGKGRPGWHIECSTMSTRYLGTKIDIHGGGIDLVFPHHENERAQTESITNDTWVKYWMHVAFLTIKKEKMSKSKGNIIPLKEAIAKYGPSTLRYWFLSSHYRNPIEYSDDVLEQSAKSLQRLKDAVSILRKIILEGPQHYAKESEIKTQAEIFGAILNFDNAMEDDFNTANALTAIHELASIVFTKLQYSQDVLGAIMALDGFRKFNDVFAVMDEEFSSEMDRISSIINSVIEIRNYLRERQMYELSDKIRESLMKAGIKVLDSKEGSTWRFQ, encoded by the coding sequence ATGCTAAGGGTATTCAATACGCTAGGCAGGAGAATCGACAGCTTCATCCCTAACGAACCACATTCGGTGAGGATGTACGTATGCGGTCCAACAGTTTACGACGAGGTGCACATAGGTCACGGAAGGACATTCGTCTCTTTTGACGCAATTAGCAGGTATCTTAGATTGAAGGGTTTCAACGTCATAAGGGTTCAGAACATAACCGACATAGATGATAAAATCATCAACAAGGCTAAGTCTGTCGGGAAGTCCTGGAACGAAGTTTCAGAATACTATACAAAGAGTTACCTTGAAATGATTAATTTACTGAAAGTTAAGATAGATATTCATCCGAAAGTTTCATCTCATATCAAAGAGATAATTGATTTTGTGCAGGGATTAATAGATAGAGGTCACGCTTATGTAGCAAACGGGAGCGTTTACTTTGACGTTGACACCTACCCGAAATACGGTGAACTGTCTAACATAAGAAAGGAAGAGTGGGATCAAGGAGAAGAAATAGTCAAGGAGAAGAAAAACCCTTACGACTTCGCACTTTGGAAGGCATATAAACCTGGAGAACCTTTTTGGGATTCGCCCTGGGGAAAGGGAAGACCAGGATGGCATATAGAGTGTTCAACTATGTCAACGAGATACCTGGGAACTAAGATAGATATTCACGGTGGGGGGATAGATCTCGTTTTTCCTCATCATGAAAACGAGAGAGCTCAAACCGAGTCTATAACAAACGACACCTGGGTGAAATATTGGATGCACGTTGCCTTCCTTACAATAAAGAAGGAAAAGATGTCTAAGTCTAAAGGTAACATAATCCCGCTGAAGGAAGCTATCGCAAAATACGGCCCTTCAACCCTGAGGTATTGGTTTCTCTCATCTCATTATAGGAATCCAATAGAGTATAGCGACGATGTACTTGAGCAAAGTGCCAAATCCCTCCAAAGATTAAAAGATGCCGTATCCATTCTTAGGAAGATTATCCTAGAAGGACCACAACATTACGCTAAAGAGTCCGAAATCAAGACCCAAGCGGAAATCTTTGGTGCAATATTGAACTTTGACAACGCAATGGAAGACGACTTTAATACAGCTAATGCTTTGACAGCTATTCATGAGTTAGCATCAATTGTATTTACAAAACTTCAGTACAGCCAAGACGTTTTAGGTGCAATAATGGCGCTAGACGGATTTAGAAAGTTCAATGATGTGTTTGCGGTAATGGATGAGGAGTTTTCCAGCGAGATGGACAGGATTTCATCCATAATAAACTCTGTAATAGAAATAAGGAATTATCTTAGAGAGAGGCAAATGTATGAGCTTTCTGACAAAATAAGGGAGTCTCTGATGAAGGCTGGTATAAAGGTATTAGACTCAAAAGAAGGTTCTACCTGGAGATTTCAGTGA
- a CDS encoding TIGR00304 family membrane protein has translation MNLVNLAFIFIFLGFSLVFLDIILAMIKSVEKRREEKPEEEERKTEVGGVIFIGPVPIIFGTSKKIEKWMIIVALVITLVLVTIFLLQFA, from the coding sequence ATGAACTTAGTTAACTTAGCCTTTATATTCATATTTCTAGGCTTCTCACTTGTATTTCTTGATATAATACTTGCAATGATTAAATCTGTGGAGAAGAGGAGGGAGGAGAAACCTGAAGAGGAGGAAAGAAAGACAGAAGTTGGAGGGGTAATCTTCATAGGGCCTGTACCAATAATATTTGGGACATCTAAGAAAATTGAAAAATGGATGATTATAGTCGCATTAGTAATAACCTTGGTTTTGGTCACAATTTTCTTGCTTCAGTTCGCATAA
- a CDS encoding DNA double-strand break repair nuclease NurA, which translates to MEGGLTRLLNYLVSRYIIFHLENPPSLELPLEIEHVQDETELIRTVNEIPQIEKEMVAIDGSSRSHVFSQGIVSLSSVSAFSSTKGIKGMFPSFNEEMSLELNEPFIALATPYASTGRIEDFLLHPLITKLPMNEGSFQVDLSRLEMELRFSLETACLSKFRNSPLVLVDGPLIPRFIYLDKSVVRHLIDRRKKIIGNNFVGIVKRVNTSTTLLNALKEGKMRNYFMIKYKIDPISFSNDEAFIIHLIEKNFKPPFKPLIIGPVSRQIEDVEITSSYLVIPFHPFTKKFSILRAEYTQDSVKPEELLSIPMSADGIPIPLALADKSAKEMSEATFNLLIQELIRDGIQSAFYSRLEGMRS; encoded by the coding sequence ATGGAAGGTGGGCTCACAAGATTACTGAATTACCTTGTGAGTAGATATATTATTTTCCATCTGGAAAACCCACCTTCCTTAGAACTACCTTTAGAAATTGAACACGTTCAAGATGAGACTGAGTTGATTAGAACTGTAAACGAGATCCCACAAATAGAAAAGGAGATGGTAGCTATTGATGGGAGCAGTAGGAGTCACGTTTTCTCTCAAGGAATAGTTTCGCTAAGCTCAGTCTCAGCCTTTTCAAGCACAAAGGGAATTAAAGGGATGTTTCCTTCATTTAACGAGGAAATGAGCTTAGAACTTAACGAACCCTTTATAGCATTAGCTACGCCATACGCTTCTACAGGAAGAATAGAGGACTTTCTACTTCACCCACTCATTACAAAACTACCGATGAACGAAGGATCTTTTCAGGTAGACCTGTCTAGACTTGAGATGGAATTGAGATTCTCTTTGGAGACGGCTTGCTTGAGTAAATTTAGGAACAGTCCCTTGGTTCTGGTTGACGGTCCCTTAATCCCTAGGTTTATCTATTTAGATAAATCTGTCGTACGACATTTGATAGACAGAAGAAAGAAGATCATAGGAAATAACTTTGTGGGTATAGTCAAGAGGGTAAACACTTCAACCACGCTTCTAAATGCTCTAAAGGAAGGAAAAATGAGAAATTATTTTATGATAAAGTATAAAATAGATCCTATAAGCTTCTCAAACGATGAGGCGTTTATAATACATCTAATTGAGAAAAATTTTAAACCGCCATTCAAACCATTAATTATAGGACCGGTTTCTAGACAGATAGAAGACGTTGAGATAACCTCAAGTTACCTTGTAATTCCTTTCCATCCTTTCACAAAAAAATTCTCAATTCTAAGAGCAGAATATACCCAAGATAGCGTAAAGCCTGAGGAACTGCTCTCAATTCCCATGTCAGCAGATGGTATACCTATACCGTTGGCGCTGGCTGACAAGTCGGCTAAGGAGATGTCTGAGGCAACTTTCAACCTTCTAATACAAGAGCTTATAAGGGATGGGATCCAGTCAGCGTTTTACAGCAGACTAGAAGGAATGAGATCTTGA
- a CDS encoding Glu/Leu/Phe/Val family dehydrogenase, whose translation MTSVEEVLTSNLYTQQTKKLYKIGEILGLHEDQLTALSTPERVIQVKIQIKGKDGLIKTFTGWRSQHNSALGPYKGGVRFHPNVTQDEVIALSMIMTWKNSLLQLPYGGGKAGVRVDPKSLSKEELEQLSRNFIDAIYKYIGSNIDVPAPDVNTDSQIMSWFLDEYTKISGKIDPATFTGKPVDLGGLSVREFSTGLGVVHTSKLAAEKFLGGLEGRRVIIQGFGNLGSYAMKFFEENGALVIGVSDSKGGVIDPNGLNYSKLEEVKKTTGSVVNYPSGKKVSNDELIISECDILVPAALENVIHKFNAPKVKAKLIVEGANGPLTADADSILKERQIPVVPDILANSGGVVGSYVEWANNRMGEIINEEDAKKLILARMEKAFNEVYNKYNSLGDQDLRTAAMVVAVERVIRAMKVRGLI comes from the coding sequence ATGACGTCGGTAGAAGAAGTTTTAACTTCGAATTTATACACTCAACAGACTAAAAAACTTTATAAAATAGGAGAGATTCTAGGATTACACGAAGACCAGCTGACAGCCCTCTCTACCCCTGAAAGGGTTATACAGGTTAAGATTCAGATCAAAGGAAAGGACGGTCTGATAAAGACGTTCACTGGCTGGAGATCCCAGCACAACAGCGCGTTGGGTCCTTACAAGGGTGGAGTCAGATTTCATCCTAATGTAACTCAAGATGAGGTAATAGCTCTATCAATGATAATGACTTGGAAGAACTCTTTACTTCAACTTCCTTATGGCGGCGGTAAGGCTGGAGTGAGAGTTGACCCTAAAAGTCTAAGTAAAGAGGAGTTAGAGCAGCTCTCTAGGAACTTCATAGACGCTATTTATAAGTACATCGGAAGCAACATAGACGTTCCTGCCCCAGACGTTAACACTGACTCACAGATCATGTCGTGGTTCTTAGACGAATATACTAAGATCTCAGGAAAGATAGATCCTGCTACGTTTACTGGTAAGCCAGTGGATCTTGGAGGGTTAAGCGTCAGAGAGTTCAGTACAGGGTTAGGAGTAGTTCATACCTCTAAACTGGCTGCAGAGAAGTTCTTAGGAGGATTAGAGGGGAGAAGAGTTATAATTCAAGGTTTTGGAAATCTTGGAAGTTACGCGATGAAATTCTTCGAGGAAAATGGAGCTTTAGTTATTGGAGTCAGCGACTCAAAGGGAGGGGTAATTGATCCTAATGGACTCAATTATTCTAAACTTGAGGAGGTTAAGAAAACTACGGGTTCTGTTGTTAACTATCCATCTGGTAAAAAGGTATCGAATGATGAACTAATAATTAGCGAATGTGACATACTAGTCCCTGCGGCCCTAGAGAACGTCATACATAAGTTTAACGCGCCTAAAGTCAAAGCCAAATTGATAGTAGAAGGGGCTAACGGACCTCTAACAGCAGATGCAGATAGTATCCTCAAGGAGAGGCAGATACCAGTTGTCCCTGACATACTCGCCAACTCCGGAGGTGTTGTAGGAAGTTACGTAGAATGGGCAAACAACAGGATGGGAGAAATAATAAACGAAGAGGACGCCAAGAAGCTTATTTTGGCCAGGATGGAGAAGGCTTTCAATGAGGTTTACAATAAATATAACTCCCTAGGTGACCAGGACTTAAGGACTGCGGCAATGGTAGTAGCTGTGGAGAGAGTTATAAGGGCCATGAAGGTCAGAGGTCTCATCTGA
- a CDS encoding ATP-dependent nuclease: MRLTEFYTSNFKSLESVELREMGGFNVIVGFNGYGKTNLLTSIYLYIKNLTAGLEKRSIEDKNQEYLLMWNGYDTSKPILLGGRLQFNEKEVEKTLGKSATMSVDVINKLRYVNGYLEWDLDLLRVNGTVPSKDDIDNAKKMLQYASGQVDYVPIFDQNYFDDVLNKVISLNRSPINLRKYWYDFANLVSSTLPEVKGIEIWDSRKLVLNVYNLPIYIDLAASGFQRIILMLFVIWLSGNKILLIEEPEVNMHPIMQYKMVKLLKSWTDSDILQVFMTTHSPFIVSSEVDNFIVLRRGTFASKAIGFKPTENIRSTFSILNVNISDILFNKTIIISSELAEPTIILNWLRKLNVSPEYNGIVIYNVKNELELQTWLKLKEMLKLDMLFLGLCDKIDAELRESCLPLNREVESFYSKSGMLEALKRIGIYPDDKEIKDLPREENSRWLVNVLKRRGLDYNSMRSSIGDIISRIDSIEIPKEMEILVNKIKTAQVV, encoded by the coding sequence TTGAGGCTCACAGAATTCTACACTAGCAATTTCAAAAGTCTGGAATCGGTGGAGCTTAGAGAAATGGGAGGCTTCAATGTAATAGTCGGTTTCAATGGATATGGTAAGACAAATCTCCTCACTTCAATATACCTTTACATAAAAAATCTGACAGCAGGCTTAGAAAAGAGATCTATTGAGGACAAAAACCAGGAATATCTCCTAATGTGGAATGGATACGATACAAGCAAGCCTATTCTCCTTGGAGGAAGACTTCAATTTAACGAGAAAGAGGTTGAGAAAACCCTGGGGAAAAGCGCGACGATGAGCGTTGACGTGATAAATAAACTAAGGTACGTAAATGGTTATCTAGAATGGGACTTAGATCTCCTGAGAGTTAATGGTACCGTGCCGTCTAAGGATGACATAGACAACGCGAAGAAGATGCTCCAATACGCATCTGGACAAGTAGATTATGTACCAATCTTTGATCAAAATTACTTTGATGATGTGCTCAACAAGGTTATCAGCCTGAATAGGTCTCCCATAAATCTGAGAAAATACTGGTATGACTTTGCCAATCTAGTCAGTAGCACTCTACCTGAAGTTAAGGGTATAGAGATATGGGATTCAAGAAAGTTAGTGCTTAACGTTTACAATCTACCCATATACATAGACTTAGCAGCGAGCGGTTTTCAAAGAATCATATTGATGTTATTTGTAATATGGCTCAGTGGCAATAAGATCCTCCTTATCGAGGAACCTGAAGTTAACATGCATCCAATTATGCAATATAAGATGGTTAAATTGTTAAAATCATGGACAGATAGTGACATTCTCCAGGTATTCATGACCACGCACTCGCCTTTCATAGTCTCGTCAGAAGTGGATAACTTTATCGTTCTTAGAAGAGGTACTTTCGCATCAAAAGCAATAGGCTTTAAACCAACAGAGAACATAAGGTCCACGTTCTCTATCCTGAACGTAAACATTAGCGATATACTCTTTAATAAAACTATAATAATATCAAGTGAGTTAGCAGAACCCACTATTATTTTGAATTGGTTAAGAAAACTGAACGTTTCCCCTGAGTATAACGGAATAGTTATATATAATGTGAAAAACGAGTTAGAATTGCAGACATGGCTAAAATTAAAGGAAATGCTGAAACTTGACATGCTGTTCTTGGGGTTATGTGACAAAATTGATGCAGAATTAAGGGAGTCCTGTCTTCCTCTAAATAGAGAGGTTGAGTCTTTCTATAGTAAGAGTGGAATGCTAGAGGCATTAAAGAGAATAGGTATCTATCCAGATGACAAGGAAATAAAGGATCTCCCCAGAGAGGAAAATTCAAGATGGCTAGTTAACGTTCTGAAAAGAAGAGGACTTGATTACAATTCAATGAGATCATCAATAGGAGATATAATTTCGAGGATTGATTCGATCGAAATACCAAAAGAGATGGAGATACTTGTGAATAAAATTAAAACAGCTCAAGTAGTATAG
- a CDS encoding NUDIX hydrolase produces the protein MERPLVAVGSVIFNGETVLLVKRSHPPNQDKWAIPGGKVEYGETLRDAVIRETREETGLVVEPRTIMGIIEVVREGYHYVILDFICQIKEGTIRASSDAADARFFSRDEVMKLDLSSTTLEMLDRFWKGERMPYTITEISR, from the coding sequence ATGGAGAGACCCTTAGTTGCCGTAGGTTCTGTTATCTTCAATGGAGAGACTGTTCTTTTGGTTAAGAGATCTCATCCACCTAACCAGGATAAGTGGGCCATTCCAGGTGGCAAAGTAGAATATGGTGAAACATTACGCGATGCCGTAATACGAGAAACCCGGGAGGAAACGGGTTTAGTAGTAGAGCCTAGAACTATCATGGGTATAATCGAGGTTGTAAGAGAAGGTTATCATTATGTAATCCTTGACTTTATTTGTCAAATCAAAGAAGGAACGATCAGAGCCTCCTCTGATGCCGCCGATGCCAGGTTCTTCTCCAGAGATGAAGTTATGAAATTAGATTTGAGCTCCACTACATTAGAGATGCTAGATAGATTCTGGAAAGGGGAGAGAATGCCATACACTATCACTGAAATCTCCAGGTAG
- a CDS encoding FAD-dependent oxidoreductase translates to MVETLVVLGGGAAGMSAASRARRIRPDLKITVIEETKMVSHAPCGIPYYIEGLFDNESLFMTYTPSFFETERKIEVMINTAVKDVDLSRREVKLDSGKLLEYDWLVISMGAKPKRIPNVNWERVFYIHHPAQAQHIRKELWSMNRIAIIGGGILGVEVAEALTTIGKKVLLIHRGNQVLNKMLDQDMGEIVTNMIKQDVELHLNEEVEEINEGTIVTDKGKYDVDGVVLALGVFPNVALFQNQLEIGKTGAIKTKPTMQTSISHVYAAGDIAETKHIVSGGEVWMPFAPVANKMGFVAGSNIGGKETLFPGTVGNMITKYKDMFIGKVGLNESEAIKSGLRPISATIKAKSRARYYPGAKDIYVKLIADETQRRIIGGQIIGGEEVLGRLDAVSIAISKRTTIEEMFFAELGYLPAISQVWDPLTVAVRQLLKA, encoded by the coding sequence ATGGTTGAGACTCTCGTAGTGTTGGGAGGCGGTGCAGCCGGAATGAGTGCTGCGTCAAGGGCTAGGAGAATCAGGCCTGACTTAAAAATAACGGTTATTGAAGAGACGAAAATGGTCAGTCATGCACCATGTGGCATACCATACTATATCGAAGGACTATTCGACAACGAAAGTCTATTCATGACTTATACTCCCTCATTCTTCGAGACGGAGAGAAAAATAGAAGTGATGATCAACACCGCAGTAAAAGACGTGGATCTGAGCCGAAGGGAAGTGAAGCTAGATTCTGGAAAGCTCCTAGAATACGACTGGCTGGTAATTTCTATGGGGGCTAAGCCTAAGAGAATTCCTAATGTAAACTGGGAAAGAGTTTTTTACATACATCATCCAGCACAGGCTCAGCATATTAGAAAAGAGCTCTGGTCTATGAACAGGATAGCCATCATAGGTGGTGGTATATTAGGTGTAGAAGTGGCGGAGGCGTTAACTACAATAGGTAAGAAAGTGCTCCTAATACATAGAGGGAATCAAGTTCTGAACAAGATGCTAGACCAGGATATGGGTGAAATTGTTACGAATATGATAAAACAGGACGTTGAACTTCATTTAAATGAAGAGGTAGAGGAGATCAATGAGGGCACCATAGTTACAGACAAAGGGAAATACGATGTGGACGGAGTTGTTTTGGCTCTAGGTGTGTTTCCTAACGTCGCCTTGTTTCAAAACCAACTGGAGATAGGAAAAACTGGAGCTATAAAGACTAAGCCGACAATGCAGACCTCTATATCCCATGTATATGCAGCTGGAGACATTGCTGAAACTAAACATATAGTATCAGGGGGAGAAGTGTGGATGCCTTTCGCACCGGTCGCCAACAAGATGGGATTCGTCGCTGGGAGCAATATAGGAGGGAAGGAAACTCTATTTCCTGGAACTGTTGGCAACATGATCACTAAGTATAAAGACATGTTCATTGGTAAAGTTGGACTAAACGAGAGTGAGGCAATTAAAAGCGGGTTAAGACCAATATCAGCTACTATCAAGGCTAAAAGCAGGGCTAGATACTATCCAGGAGCTAAAGACATTTATGTTAAACTAATAGCGGACGAAACTCAACGGAGAATCATTGGAGGTCAAATAATTGGAGGTGAGGAGGTGCTAGGGAGACTAGACGCTGTGTCCATCGCTATATCAAAGAGAACCACTATCGAGGAGATGTTCTTCGCGGAATTGGGTTACTTACCAGCGATATCGCAGGTCTGGGATCCTCTTACTGTCGCAGTTAGGCAATTACTGAAAGCTTAA